The following DNA comes from Candidatus Peregrinibacteria bacterium.
AGAAAGCATCTTCTTCAAATTTGGAATGGCAATGTCACCAAAATGAAAGACACTCGCCGCCAATGCTCCAGTTGCTGGTGTTTTTAAAAACACTTCCAAAAAATGTTCTGTGCTTCCCACTCCTCCCGAGGCAATGACGGGAATTTTTACCTGCTCGCATACGGCATTTAAGAGGTCAATATCAAACCCCTCCTTTGTACCATCTCGATCCATGGAGGTGAGGAGGATTTCTCCGGCACCAAATTCCTCTGCTTGTCGTGCCCAATCCAGCACGTTTTTTCCGGTTCCTCTTCTCCCTCCAGAAACAAAAACTTCCCATTCTTTTCCTTGTTTTTTTGCATCAATAGCAACCACCACGGCTTGCGCCCCAAAAGCTTCGGAACACTTTGAAATAAGATTTGGATTTTTTACTGCGGCGGAATTCACAGAAACCTTATCTGCTCCTGCTCGAAGAATGGCGTAAAAATCTTCTGCAGATCGAACTCCGCCGCCAATAGTAAAAGGAATACTAATTTCTCGGGATACTCGTTCCGCAAGATCGATAGCTGTATTTCGCTCTTCATGCGTTGCCGTGATATCGAGAAAAATCAGTTCATCCGCACCTTCTTCTGCATATCGTTTTCCAAGTTCTACGGGATCACCTGCATCGCACAAATCGAAAAAATTCACTCCTTTCACTGTCCGTCCGTCTTGAACATCGAGACAAGGAATAATTCGTTTTTTAAGCATGGAAAGAAAATGAGGAATTCTTGTATACCACAAAACTCGCCTTCCAAGGAGAAAAAAGATACCATGTTCACCGATATGTACCCAGACACGTGGATTATTGGCGAGAAAGAATTTCGAAAGAAACAGCTTCGAAGAGCACTCTTTCGAGAATTTATTAGTGCATTTGAGGAAATGAGCGTATTCCCAAAAGCCCTTCAAGAAAAGCTCATTCAAGAAATTCCCTTTTCAAGCTTCGAAAAGGTAAAACATCTTCAGGGAGAAGAGACAGAGAAAATTCTCTTTCGACTTACAGATGGAAAACAGGCGGAAGCTGTTCTCATGAAACACAAAGGAAGAAATACTGTGTGCGTTTCGAGTCAAGTTGGATGTGCCGCAAATTGCAGCTTTTGTTCTACCGGAGCACTTGGTTTTACTCGGCATCTAACGGATCGGGAAATTGTGGAGCAAGTTCTTTTCTTTGCGCGTTCACTCAAAAAAAAGTGGCAAGAAGAAAATTCCGAAAAAAAGTGGAATCTTGAAACAACACCTCCAGAATATCGTGTGCGGAATATTGTCTTCATGGGAATGGGCGAGCCGCTCCTCAATTTTGAAAATGTTAAAAAAGCACTCGAGATATTTGAGTCACCTGAAGGAATGAATTTGGGCGTTCGACACATCACTATTTCTACTGTCGGTATTGCCGCACACATTCCCCAACTCCTCTCACTAGAACGCCTTCCCAATTTGGCAGTTTCACTTCACGCCGCCACCGATGAACTTCGGGGGCAAATTGTTCCTATGAATAAAGGTTTTCCGCTAAAAAAACTTTTTGCCGCACTCGATGAATATACGGAAAAAACCGGTCGCCGTATTTTTTATGAATGGACAGTACTCCGCGAAGTGAATGATACAAAAGAACAAATGGAGGCGCTGGGAGAGCTACTCCAACACCGATCTGCACATGTGAATTTTATTCCGTGGAACCCAGGACCAAGTCGCGAAAAATATCGAAAGCCATCTATGGATCACATTCGAAAAATGCAAGATTTTCTCCAAAAAAACTATAATATTCCTTCCACCATCCGTGCCCTGTATGGAGATGATATTGCCGGTGCCTGCGGACAACTAGCAGCACAAGAAAAAGAAAGCGAAACACATTCAAATTCATGAAGAAAACATATAGCTGTAATAACCACAAAAAATACGACAAACAAGAATATATCTTGCTTTATTGATTCGAGATCACCACCCACACAACCCAACGCTTGCAACTTGTCGTCTGAATTGACATACTCTAAGTCGTTCTCTTTTTCTCCTGTGAACTCTTTTGGTAGTATTCCAATCGGTCCGCTCATTATACCGACGGGAGGCATTGTCGCCTTTATTGGTGTTCTCTTGGCATCAGTCGTTCTTATTCGAACTGTTCGTGATGAAGAGGTCTCTCTTAAATTCTTAAGCGATCACCTTTTCTTTTTTGTTGTTATTCCTCTTTTTATGGGGCGCCTTGGCGCATTTCTTTCGCTCTGGTCTTCGCTTTCCTATCGAGAAGAAGGAGAAGGCGTAATCTCACGTTTCCAGAGCTTTTTCCTTATTGGGAATGGAGGCATTCAGGCGGACTGGGCATTGGGAGGATTCTTCCTCGTATTTATTCTTATTGCGCTTTGGCGCAAAGAAAAATTCTTTGTTTGGCTCGATACATTTATTCTTCCCGGAATTGTGGTGAGTATTTTTGTTTCACTCGGGGGATATTTTTCAGGATGGGCGTATGGTCGTCCAGCACCAGATGCACTCCCCTTTCCTTTTGTCACCCAATACGATCTGCTCGATGTTCGTTACTCTGGAAAAATTTATGCTG
Coding sequences within:
- the hisF gene encoding imidazole glycerol phosphate synthase subunit HisF, whose protein sequence is MLKKRIIPCLDVQDGRTVKGVNFFDLCDAGDPVELGKRYAEEGADELIFLDITATHEERNTAIDLAERVSREISIPFTIGGGVRSAEDFYAILRAGADKVSVNSAAVKNPNLISKCSEAFGAQAVVVAIDAKKQGKEWEVFVSGGRRGTGKNVLDWARQAEEFGAGEILLTSMDRDGTKEGFDIDLLNAVCEQVKIPVIASGGVGSTEHFLEVFLKTPATGALAASVFHFGDIAIPNLKKMLSEEGIPIRL
- the rlmN gene encoding 23S rRNA (adenine(2503)-C(2))-methyltransferase RlmN yields the protein MRNSCIPQNSPSKEKKDTMFTDMYPDTWIIGEKEFRKKQLRRALFREFISAFEEMSVFPKALQEKLIQEIPFSSFEKVKHLQGEETEKILFRLTDGKQAEAVLMKHKGRNTVCVSSQVGCAANCSFCSTGALGFTRHLTDREIVEQVLFFARSLKKKWQEENSEKKWNLETTPPEYRVRNIVFMGMGEPLLNFENVKKALEIFESPEGMNLGVRHITISTVGIAAHIPQLLSLERLPNLAVSLHAATDELRGQIVPMNKGFPLKKLFAALDEYTEKTGRRIFYEWTVLREVNDTKEQMEALGELLQHRSAHVNFIPWNPGPSREKYRKPSMDHIRKMQDFLQKNYNIPSTIRALYGDDIAGACGQLAAQEKESETHSNS
- a CDS encoding prolipoprotein diacylglyceryl transferase; this encodes MNSFGSIPIGPLIIPTGGIVAFIGVLLASVVLIRTVRDEEVSLKFLSDHLFFFVVIPLFMGRLGAFLSLWSSLSYREEGEGVISRFQSFFLIGNGGIQADWALGGFFLVFILIALWRKEKFFVWLDTFILPGIVVSIFVSLGGYFSGWAYGRPAPDALPFPFVTQYDLLDVRYSGKIYAVQLYATIVYTLIFFIGWRLWQQKLWQRWPSGKFFAAMIFLLGIFTSILEFFRGDGVAMVGDIRLPQIFGVCISVAALLLFFSRKKKPLLNTISS